CTGAAATCTATGTCCAGGCTAACGATCGTACTGGCTGCACGTGATTGATCAAACGTTCACCGTACACCTCCCCTCTCCCTCGGGAGAGGGGCCGGGGGTGAGGGCAGGAGTCACCACAATTTAAGAGAGGGCAAGGATGCCACTCAAGCACAAACCGCTTCCCGCCTGGCATAAGCAGCGTGCGCGGGAGCTGCGCACGACGGCAACCGATGCCGAGGTTCGCCTGTGGTATTGCCTGCGCTCGGGGCGGTTGGGTGGTTTGAAGTTTCGTCGGCAGCACCCGTTGCCGCCTTACATCCTCGACTTTTACTGCGAGGCGGCGAAACTGGCGGTGGAACTGGATGGTTCGCAGCACGGTGGTGAAGACGACGCTGCACGGACATTGAAATTAGAGCGTGAAGGCATCATGGTGCTGCGTTTTTGGAATGATCAGGCCTTGAAGGAAACCGAGGCCGTGTTGCAGGAGATTTATCGGGTGGCTAGCGAGCGGATTGCTTCTGATCGCTGAAAGCCCCTCACCCCCAACCCCTCTCCCGGAGGGCGAGGGGAGCGAATCGCAGGCATCTCTAATTTGGGATGTAGCCTGCGGAACGCGGTCTTACAGTCGCAGCCGCTCGGTTCCCCTCTCCCCTTGGGAGAGGTGCTAGGGGTGAGGGTAGGGCGTTCTGCGAGCAATTGGATTGAAGAGGTTTGTACATGAGTTGCGATTTCATCGCCCTGGCCCAGCCAGGCGTGCAAAAGCTGTCCCCCTACGTACCCGGCAAGCCAGTC
This region of Pseudomonas wenzhouensis genomic DNA includes:
- a CDS encoding endonuclease domain-containing protein, giving the protein MPLKHKPLPAWHKQRARELRTTATDAEVRLWYCLRSGRLGGLKFRRQHPLPPYILDFYCEAAKLAVELDGSQHGGEDDAARTLKLEREGIMVLRFWNDQALKETEAVLQEIYRVASERIASDR